A single window of Nicotiana sylvestris chromosome 3, ASM39365v2, whole genome shotgun sequence DNA harbors:
- the LOC104238040 gene encoding SNW/SKI-interacting protein A-like: MAKFSEALYVAEEKAREAREKIRRRERRLDEAKNASAMSGNKKRKINRDRDRDISEKVALGMASTSRGEVMMYDQRLFNQEKGMNSGFASTDDAYNIYDKHLFTAQSTPYRRKKDVDSDVYGGADEQQQLEKIIKTDRFKPDKAFAGTSERTAPRDRPLEFEDADPFGLDHL, from the exons ATGGCAAAATTTTCGGAGGCTTTGTATGTTGCAGAGGAGAAAGCCAGAGAAGCG AGAGAGAAGATACGACGCCGCGAGAGGAGATTGGATGAGGCAAAAAATGCTTCAGCAATGAGTGGTAATAAGAAGAGAAAGATCAACAGAGATAGAGACCGTGATATCAGCGAGAAGGTGGCTCTTGGGATGGCTTCTACATCAAGAGGCGAGGTCATGATGTATGACCAGAGATTGTTCAACCAAGAGAAGGGGATGAATTCTGGATTTGCCAGTACCGATGATGCCTACAACATCTATGATAAACACTTATTTACTGCTCAGTCTACTCCATACAGACGGAAGAAAGACGTGGATTCTGATGTATATGGTGGTGCTgacgagcagcagcagctggAGAAGATCATCAAGACGGATCGCTTCAAGCCTGACAAGGCATTTGCTGGAACATCTGAGAGGACTGCTCCAAGAGATAGACCTCTGGAATTTGAGGATGCTGATCCATTTGGTTTGGACCATCTCTAG